A genome region from Bacillaceae bacterium IKA-2 includes the following:
- a CDS encoding SEC-C domain-containing protein: MKIVGKNERCSCGSGKKYKHCCANKNPAGITQHIDAELIELKQNILQFAVTNYQEDIDAYIDELLEDVFIEEDKTFDQVATLLMVWIIFWLPIVNNEQTILQTYIKKQDKKIKRSALIDALHSWDGVAPSIYKVVKDHNDVVDVEDIFTLEKQQINMFGLKEVLSPGKSLENCYVIGTVIEYRNRLLFFTVFQIIEDTTKIENILSFFEFHADVFTPKEFTGELFPDIIEIIYDEPIMAPFDIDEIEWDNQQQEQVIELYKENLKLPEEMQTMIESVATTLWKTYCLKTGGNIRSIPKYTAALHYIVGYFYLFFGEDKLSKDEVCNLYGVKLRTLSETIKKLDDVLEDDVDSMLEELMFDFDDDLFLDEDEDEDEDVLLFEEVGLEETDSDEVTDLFQGLDDDIWKKSKKTSVSEPIVDELAKKREEKRRKKSNN, translated from the coding sequence ATGAAAATTGTGGGTAAAAATGAGCGTTGCTCCTGCGGAAGTGGGAAAAAGTACAAGCATTGTTGCGCTAATAAAAACCCAGCAGGAATCACACAACATATTGATGCTGAATTAATAGAGTTGAAGCAAAATATTTTACAATTTGCTGTTACGAATTATCAAGAAGATATTGATGCATACATTGATGAATTATTAGAAGACGTGTTTATTGAAGAGGATAAAACTTTTGATCAAGTGGCAACTCTGCTGATGGTTTGGATCATTTTCTGGTTACCCATTGTTAATAATGAACAAACAATTTTACAAACTTATATTAAAAAACAAGATAAAAAAATTAAGAGATCAGCGTTAATAGATGCGCTTCATTCATGGGATGGGGTGGCGCCATCAATTTACAAAGTTGTCAAGGATCATAATGATGTGGTTGATGTAGAAGACATTTTCACGTTAGAGAAACAGCAAATTAACATGTTTGGCTTAAAAGAAGTACTTTCCCCTGGAAAGTCTCTTGAAAATTGCTATGTTATCGGAACTGTTATTGAGTACCGTAACCGGTTGCTATTCTTCACAGTTTTTCAAATTATTGAAGATACCACAAAGATTGAAAATATCTTATCTTTTTTTGAATTTCATGCAGATGTATTTACTCCAAAAGAATTTACGGGTGAGTTATTTCCAGATATCATTGAGATCATCTATGACGAACCTATTATGGCACCTTTTGATATTGATGAAATAGAATGGGATAATCAACAACAAGAACAAGTAATTGAACTTTACAAAGAAAATCTTAAATTACCAGAAGAAATGCAAACGATGATTGAAAGTGTGGCTACCACTTTATGGAAGACGTATTGTCTGAAAACCGGCGGAAATATTAGGAGTATTCCAAAATATACTGCAGCCCTTCATTATATTGTTGGATATTTTTATTTGTTTTTTGGTGAGGATAAACTGTCTAAAGATGAAGTTTGTAATCTTTATGGTGTTAAGTTAAGGACATTATCAGAAACAATTAAAAAGCTTGATGATGTTTTAGAGGATGATGTTGATAGTATGTTGGAAGAATTAATGTTCGATTTTGATGACGATCTTTTTCTTGATGAAGACGAAGATGAAGATGAGGATGTGCTGTTGTTTGAGGAAGTTGGTCTAGAAGAAACTGATTCTGATGAGGTGACGGACTTGTTCCAAGGTCTTGATGATGATATATGGAAGAAATCAAAAAAAACTTCTGTATCTGAACCAATTGTTGATGAATTAGCTAAAAAGCGCGAAGAAAAGCGAAGAAAAAAATCGAATAATTAA
- a CDS encoding ABC-F family ATP-binding cassette domain-containing protein, translating to MSILSVDNLYKTYGDKTLFEDLSFMVTEKDRIGFIGVNGTGKSTLLKILAGLESMDNGKITHANQFNIEYLPQQPKLDQSLTILEQIYFGDTAIMVAMRDYEKALINLGIDPSNEKLQTILFQKQQKMDQLGAWEASTVAKTVLTRLGITDFSKKVALLSGGQEKRVAIAKSLIQKADLLILDEPTNHLDNETIEWLEGFLSQYQGALLLVTHDRYFLNRVTNRIFELDAGTLYTYEGNYELFLEKKAEREIVVGKNEEKHQNTLRRELAWLRRGAKARTTKQKARIQRVDELQNKKGPIAQENIEFSIGSKRLGGKVIEVEKISKSYDEGILISDFSYLVVPDERLGIIGPNGSGKSTLLNILAGRVAVDSGVIDVGETVSIGYYTQGDEEMNGNLRVIEYIKEIAEVVQTANGQTITAEQMLERFLFSRKMQWTYIRRLSGGEHRRLYLLKILMAEPNVLFLDEPTNDLDIQTLSILEDYLDGFPGVVITVSHDRYFLDRVVDRLLIFGDKEIRRFQGSYSEYMEEAKANRELETLKQKEAAPTQKKEQTLRKERKKKLSFKDQQDWDQIEGRIATLEEKKETLEAEIAGSGSDIDKINDLLAKQKEIEIKLDNQMERWEELSLLIEEIENS from the coding sequence ATGAGTATTCTTTCAGTTGATAATTTATATAAAACATATGGTGACAAAACGTTGTTTGAGGATCTATCTTTTATGGTTACAGAAAAAGACCGAATTGGTTTTATTGGTGTGAATGGAACGGGAAAGTCAACGCTTTTAAAAATTTTAGCGGGACTTGAATCGATGGATAATGGTAAAATCACTCACGCTAATCAATTTAACATTGAATATTTACCACAGCAACCGAAGTTAGATCAATCGTTAACTATTCTTGAACAAATATATTTCGGTGATACGGCAATTATGGTTGCGATGCGTGACTATGAAAAAGCATTAATTAATTTAGGTATCGACCCTAGCAATGAAAAGCTGCAAACAATCTTATTTCAAAAACAGCAAAAAATGGATCAACTAGGCGCCTGGGAAGCTAGTACTGTTGCAAAAACAGTCTTAACACGCTTAGGGATTACAGATTTCTCTAAAAAAGTAGCACTTCTTTCGGGTGGACAAGAAAAACGTGTCGCGATCGCAAAGTCCTTAATTCAGAAGGCTGACCTGCTTATTTTAGATGAGCCAACAAACCATTTAGATAATGAAACAATCGAATGGTTAGAAGGGTTTTTATCTCAATATCAAGGGGCACTCCTACTCGTAACCCATGATCGTTATTTTTTAAATCGAGTCACGAATCGAATTTTCGAGTTAGATGCTGGAACCCTTTATACGTATGAAGGTAACTATGAGTTATTTTTAGAAAAAAAAGCAGAGCGTGAAATAGTGGTTGGGAAAAATGAAGAAAAACACCAAAATACATTGCGCCGTGAATTAGCCTGGCTTCGCCGTGGCGCCAAGGCAAGAACTACAAAGCAGAAAGCAAGAATTCAGCGTGTAGATGAGTTACAAAACAAGAAAGGACCAATCGCCCAAGAGAATATCGAATTTTCGATCGGCTCTAAGCGGCTTGGCGGTAAAGTAATTGAAGTAGAAAAAATTTCGAAATCGTATGATGAAGGAATACTTATTTCGGATTTTAGCTATTTAGTTGTTCCTGATGAGCGACTTGGAATTATCGGTCCAAATGGTAGTGGTAAGTCAACACTATTGAATATTTTGGCAGGTCGTGTTGCAGTTGATAGTGGTGTAATTGACGTTGGGGAGACAGTAAGTATCGGTTATTATACTCAAGGTGACGAGGAGATGAACGGTAATTTACGAGTTATTGAATACATTAAAGAAATTGCTGAAGTTGTTCAAACCGCTAATGGCCAAACAATAACTGCTGAGCAAATGTTAGAACGCTTTTTATTTTCGCGGAAGATGCAGTGGACGTATATACGTCGTTTATCAGGTGGTGAGCACCGCCGCCTTTATTTATTAAAAATATTAATGGCAGAACCTAACGTATTGTTTTTAGATGAACCAACAAATGATCTAGATATTCAAACGTTAAGCATCTTAGAAGACTATTTAGATGGGTTTCCAGGTGTCGTGATAACAGTTTCCCATGATCGTTATTTTTTAGATCGAGTAGTCGATCGTTTACTCATATTTGGCGATAAGGAGATCCGTCGATTCCAAGGTAGTTATTCTGAATACATGGAAGAGGCAAAAGCGAATCGCGAGTTAGAAACGTTAAAACAAAAGGAAGCGGCGCCAACACAGAAAAAAGAGCAAACGTTACGAAAAGAGCGTAAGAAAAAGCTTTCATTTAAAGATCAGCAAGACTGGGATCAAATCGAGGGCCGTATTGCTACTCTTGAAGAAAAAAAAGAAACACTTGAGGCTGAGATTGCAGGCTCGGGTAGTGACATTGATAAAATAAATGATTTGCTTGCTAAGCAAAAAGAAATAGAAATTAAGCTCGATAATCAGATGGAACGCTGGGAAGAACTATCGCTACTTATTGAGGAAATTGAAAATAGTTAA
- a CDS encoding DUF4870 domain-containing protein, whose translation MVQRDERTLAMLIYLISFFTAFIGPLIIWLLKKDESDFIDHHGREYFNFMISFTVYSIISAILILVALGVFMLIILGIAGFILTIVAAIKALDGEYYRFPFIFRIL comes from the coding sequence ATGGTTCAAAGAGATGAACGAACACTAGCAATGTTAATTTATTTAATTAGTTTTTTTACCGCTTTTATTGGTCCACTTATCATTTGGTTATTGAAAAAAGACGAATCAGACTTCATTGATCATCATGGGCGCGAGTATTTTAATTTTATGATTTCATTTACCGTTTATTCGATTATTAGTGCGATATTAATCTTAGTTGCTCTTGGTGTTTTTATGCTTATCATTCTTGGTATCGCTGGCTTTATTCTGACGATTGTTGCCGCAATTAAGGCTTTGGATGGGGAGTATTATCGTTTCCCATTTATTTTCAGGATTTTATAA
- a CDS encoding futalosine hydrolase translates to MNLSNSNREKPRVLIMTAVAAEQEAVLRGIKNNSKIDVVAAGVGPVQAGVSTTKALSKANYNLVISVGIGGGFSGHAEMGDVVVATSIIAADLGVQTGDGFVFIEQLGFGSSQVSIDESLAKKISTALKIAELSIKRGPILTVSTVTGTQATTLEMISRVPGATAEAMEGFGVATAAADAGVPVLEIRTISNLVGPRDRSAWQLKEALETLENVSSVLAEVL, encoded by the coding sequence ATGAATCTTTCTAATTCCAACCGCGAGAAACCTAGAGTCCTGATCATGACTGCCGTTGCTGCTGAGCAAGAAGCTGTCTTACGAGGAATCAAAAATAATAGTAAAATTGATGTTGTCGCAGCTGGAGTCGGACCTGTACAGGCCGGGGTTAGTACAACAAAAGCGTTAAGCAAAGCAAACTATAATTTAGTGATTAGTGTTGGTATCGGTGGCGGATTCAGTGGCCATGCAGAAATGGGTGATGTCGTTGTGGCAACCAGTATTATTGCCGCTGATCTCGGTGTCCAAACAGGAGACGGCTTTGTTTTTATCGAACAGTTAGGCTTTGGCTCTTCACAAGTTTCTATAGACGAATCGCTTGCAAAAAAAATAAGCACAGCTCTAAAAATAGCTGAACTATCGATTAAAAGGGGGCCGATCCTCACTGTCAGTACTGTTACGGGTACACAAGCGACAACTTTAGAAATGATTTCTAGAGTCCCAGGCGCAACAGCCGAAGCAATGGAAGGCTTTGGTGTTGCGACAGCCGCCGCCGACGCTGGAGTTCCGGTCCTTGAAATACGGACTATCTCAAACCTTGTTGGTCCCCGTGACCGAAGTGCTTGGCAATTAAAAGAAGCTCTTGAAACTTTAGAAAATGTAAGTTCAGTATTAGCGGAGGTGTTATAA
- a CDS encoding 1,4-dihydroxy-6-naphthoate synthase, translated as MKIVFSPCPNDTFIFHALVHGLVPGAPKLDVTYADIDVTNKLALDSNGPDILKISFAALPWALSEYALLPCGGALGRGCGPLVLAKESLTNPASLSGKRIAVPSERSTAYLLFRLWAARLVPGGVGEIVVMPFHEIMPAVREGLVDAGLVIHEARFTYKTFGLSLLTDLGDWWEGDTGLPIPLGAIIARRSLDLKAISGWIRKSVEYAWAHPEESRQYVMSHAQELSPEVADAHIDLYVNQFSANLGEDGYAAITALLGRAAKEGLIPEVDLEALR; from the coding sequence ATGAAGATCGTATTTTCTCCCTGTCCTAACGATACATTTATATTTCACGCTTTAGTTCATGGCTTAGTACCTGGCGCGCCAAAGCTAGACGTTACGTATGCTGACATTGATGTAACAAACAAGTTAGCCCTTGATAGCAACGGTCCTGATATTTTAAAAATTTCATTTGCAGCTCTACCGTGGGCGCTTTCTGAATACGCCTTACTTCCATGTGGCGGAGCTCTTGGCAGGGGTTGTGGACCACTTGTTTTAGCAAAAGAAAGCTTAACAAACCCAGCATCACTAAGTGGAAAGCGTATTGCTGTTCCTAGTGAACGTTCAACAGCTTATTTACTTTTTCGCTTGTGGGCGGCACGTCTTGTTCCAGGAGGTGTCGGCGAAATAGTTGTCATGCCGTTCCATGAAATTATGCCTGCCGTTCGTGAAGGTCTAGTTGATGCAGGTTTAGTGATTCATGAAGCTCGCTTTACATACAAAACATTTGGATTATCACTTCTCACTGATTTAGGAGACTGGTGGGAGGGCGACACCGGATTACCGATTCCGTTAGGAGCTATTATCGCTCGCCGCTCGCTAGACTTAAAAGCTATTTCAGGCTGGATTCGCAAGTCTGTTGAGTATGCTTGGGCACATCCTGAAGAATCACGTCAATATGTAATGAGTCACGCCCAAGAGCTATCACCAGAAGTGGCAGATGCTCATATTGATTTATATGTTAATCAGTTTTCGGCAAATTTAGGTGAAGATGGTTACGCGGCGATCACAGCTTTACTCGGTCGAGCTGCAAAAGAAGGCTTAATCCCAGAAGTTGATTTAGAGGCTTTACGATAA
- a CDS encoding DMT family transporter: protein MNKLLSNQSPYLLLILATMIWGGNFVIGRAIVGELPPFTLSFLRWILAALIFIPFVWGELVIQKEKLLKHWRPLLLMSLTGIAGFNTMLYAGLHYTTSINASLVNTTAPVLFAALAYFILKEGINKNQVKGIILSLAGVLLIFSQGSLDILLTFSFNIGDLIVFAAVILWTLYSIIIKHSAYKLPQLSSLAVTMVGGIFILFPFFFWEIFISGKEVVWSLGSVATIGYVGIFASVVAFLSWNNAVSKIGPGKAGIFLLLIPVFTTIFAIIFIGESLKWYQLVGGILAITGIYLSTRVGAQNKINTTQKRSVT, encoded by the coding sequence ATGAATAAACTTCTTTCCAACCAATCTCCTTATTTACTGCTAATTTTAGCGACCATGATCTGGGGCGGGAATTTCGTAATTGGGCGCGCAATTGTTGGTGAACTCCCACCCTTTACATTGTCATTTCTGCGCTGGATTTTGGCTGCTTTGATTTTTATCCCCTTTGTTTGGGGTGAATTAGTGATTCAAAAAGAAAAACTACTAAAACATTGGCGTCCCTTACTTTTAATGAGCCTGACAGGTATAGCTGGGTTTAACACCATGCTCTACGCTGGATTGCATTATACGACATCGATTAACGCATCACTCGTTAATACTACAGCTCCAGTACTTTTTGCTGCCCTTGCTTACTTTATTTTAAAAGAGGGAATTAACAAAAATCAGGTGAAGGGAATTATTTTATCTTTAGCAGGCGTTTTACTAATTTTTTCCCAAGGCTCATTAGATATTTTGCTTACCTTTTCTTTTAACATCGGCGATCTAATCGTATTTGCTGCAGTTATCCTATGGACACTTTACTCGATTATCATTAAGCATAGTGCTTACAAACTACCTCAACTAAGTTCTCTAGCTGTTACTATGGTTGGTGGTATCTTCATTTTATTTCCGTTTTTCTTCTGGGAGATTTTCATTTCAGGAAAAGAAGTTGTTTGGTCGCTTGGTTCAGTAGCGACAATTGGCTATGTAGGTATTTTTGCTTCTGTTGTAGCATTTCTTTCGTGGAATAATGCCGTCAGCAAAATCGGGCCAGGTAAGGCAGGCATTTTCCTGTTACTTATTCCTGTTTTCACTACAATATTTGCAATAATTTTCATTGGCGAATCGCTTAAATGGTATCAACTCGTGGGTGGAATATTAGCTATCACTGGTATTTATCTATCTACTAGAGTCGGCGCACAAAACAAAATTAATACGACCCAAAAAAGGTCGGTCACCTAA
- the rlmN gene encoding 23S rRNA (adenine(2503)-C(2))-methyltransferase RlmN — MTRKSIYGLTYEQLVVWLSEHGHKKSRAKQVWEQLYRKRVTDFTDMNGVNIDCLELLAENFLLQTLTEHVKQEATDGTIKFLFKLSDGNLIETVLMRQKHGLAVCVTTQVGCNIGCSFCASGLISKSRDLTSGEIVEQIINVQLHLDKKGHAEKVSNVVVMGIGEPFDNFENMVDFLEVIKDPLGLAIAPRRITVSTSGLADKLYEFANLNSHVNLAISLHAPNNELRTKIMKINQAIPIEKLMSAVNYYIEKTNKRVMFEYIMLKDLNDHIEHAQQLADLLKDKRLTSVNLIPYNPVDEHSQYQRSEHEKVLAFYDVLKKNGINSNIRLEQGTDIDAACGQLRSKQVKKQEEMVPDTM; from the coding sequence ATGACCAGAAAATCCATTTACGGATTAACATATGAACAACTGGTAGTTTGGCTTAGCGAACATGGTCATAAAAAATCTCGTGCGAAACAAGTTTGGGAACAGCTTTATCGAAAACGAGTAACTGATTTTACTGATATGAATGGGGTTAATATAGATTGTCTTGAATTATTAGCTGAAAATTTTCTACTTCAGACGTTAACTGAGCATGTAAAGCAGGAAGCGACAGATGGGACGATTAAGTTTTTATTTAAGCTAAGTGACGGTAACCTTATTGAAACAGTTCTAATGAGGCAAAAACATGGATTAGCAGTTTGTGTCACAACACAAGTAGGCTGTAATATCGGTTGTAGTTTTTGTGCAAGTGGGTTAATCAGTAAAAGTCGTGATTTAACTAGTGGCGAAATTGTCGAGCAAATTATCAATGTTCAACTTCACCTCGACAAAAAAGGTCATGCTGAAAAAGTAAGTAACGTTGTCGTTATGGGGATTGGTGAGCCATTTGATAATTTTGAAAACATGGTTGATTTTTTAGAAGTCATTAAAGATCCATTAGGGCTTGCGATTGCACCAAGAAGAATTACTGTATCGACAAGTGGTCTTGCCGATAAACTTTATGAATTTGCCAATTTAAATTCGCATGTCAATTTGGCCATTTCTTTACATGCACCAAATAACGAACTGCGAACAAAAATTATGAAAATCAATCAGGCGATTCCAATTGAGAAGTTAATGAGCGCCGTTAATTATTATATTGAAAAAACCAACAAACGAGTGATGTTTGAATATATTATGCTGAAGGATTTGAATGATCATATCGAACATGCCCAGCAACTTGCAGATCTCCTTAAAGATAAACGACTAACATCTGTTAACCTAATACCATATAATCCTGTCGATGAGCATAGTCAATACCAAAGAAGTGAGCATGAGAAAGTGCTAGCATTTTATGATGTATTAAAGAAAAATGGTATTAATTCTAATATTCGCCTTGAACAAGGCACCGATATTGATGCAGCCTGCGGACAATTACGAAGTAAGCAGGTGAAAAAACAAGAAGAGATGGTGCCAGACACCATGTGA